A stretch of the bacterium genome encodes the following:
- a CDS encoding L-threonylcarbamoyladenylate synthase codes for MRNIFRQTRGHLIRLEEDNSGLSEAAGQTVDALNRGEVMAFPTDTVYGLGCRADLPQSVKKIYRLKGRNFSKPLILFIKDPKELAGIVSQAPEYAGKLIDAYWPGPLTMVFPASDRVKKWGLDKNGTIGVRQPKHKALQSILEQLDCPLATTSANVSGAQESCNVEQVIESFKDPVDMILDGGELPRCRPSTVLDLSREHPVILRRGDIDRQELSELLLLPVKQDKVEVLFICTGNTCRSPMAEGYLRHILPKNWKDRVTVRSCGTRALPGMPATDKGQETAKKCGFDLSGHHSRTLTDSLMKQSDIIIALEEGHRQDARKLFPKAQVDLLSVDGVADPIGGTLEDYAKTLELIKREMPDVLEKIKEILA; via the coding sequence ATGAGGAACATATTTCGCCAAACCAGGGGACATCTGATCAGGCTGGAAGAAGACAACTCCGGTCTTTCCGAAGCCGCAGGCCAAACCGTGGATGCCCTGAACCGGGGAGAGGTGATGGCCTTTCCCACCGATACGGTCTATGGCCTGGGTTGCCGGGCCGACCTGCCCCAGTCAGTTAAAAAGATCTACCGGCTTAAGGGGCGGAACTTTTCCAAGCCGCTGATACTGTTCATCAAGGATCCAAAGGAGCTTGCCGGGATCGTCAGTCAGGCCCCGGAATATGCCGGGAAACTTATCGACGCTTATTGGCCGGGGCCGCTGACCATGGTGTTCCCTGCTTCGGACCGGGTCAAAAAATGGGGCTTGGATAAAAACGGCACCATCGGGGTCAGGCAGCCAAAACACAAGGCTCTGCAGTCCATCCTGGAACAATTGGACTGTCCCCTGGCCACCACCAGCGCCAATGTCAGCGGGGCCCAGGAATCCTGCAATGTCGAGCAGGTGATAGAATCCTTCAAAGATCCGGTGGACATGATCCTGGACGGGGGGGAGCTTCCCCGCTGCCGGCCTTCCACTGTGCTGGACCTGTCCCGGGAGCACCCGGTGATACTGCGCCGGGGCGACATTGACCGGCAGGAACTGTCAGAACTTTTGTTGCTGCCGGTGAAGCAGGACAAGGTTGAGGTGCTGTTCATCTGCACCGGCAACACCTGCCGCAGTCCCATGGCCGAGGGGTACCTCAGGCACATTCTTCCCAAGAACTGGAAGGACAGAGTGACAGTGCGATCCTGCGGCACCAGAGCCCTGCCGGGCATGCCGGCCACGGACAAAGGGCAGGAGACGGCCAAGAAATGCGGCTTCGATCTCTCCGGCCATCATTCCCGGACCCTGACCGACAGTCTGATGAAACAGTCCGACATTATCATCGCCTTGGAGGAGGGGCACCGGCAGGACGCCAGAAAACTTTTCCCCAAAGCCCAGGTGGACCTTCTCTCGGTGGACGGAGTGGCAGATCCCATCGGCGGAACGCTGGAGGATTATGCCAAGACACTGGAACTGATAAAACGGGAAATGCCGGACGTGCTGGAGAAGATAAAAGAGATCCTAGCCTGA
- the def gene encoding peptide deformylase: MSATKQKILPIRVYGDPVLRQKAEPVKNIDGRLISLAEQMIESLASARGLGLAAPQVGHSLALCIINLPALDPKHAKPLILINPKLQASDGKIVYQEGCLSFPGMYADVARPQNVTVTGLDRDGNPLELEAADFLARVFLHEMDHLSGVLFIDHLSPIKRQLLKKQLKEISAAAGDKVK; encoded by the coding sequence ATGTCAGCAACCAAACAAAAAATACTACCCATCAGGGTCTATGGCGACCCGGTGCTGAGGCAAAAGGCCGAGCCGGTGAAGAACATCGACGGCCGGCTGATCTCTTTGGCCGAGCAGATGATCGAATCACTGGCTTCGGCCCGGGGGTTGGGTCTGGCTGCGCCCCAGGTGGGGCATTCGCTGGCCCTTTGCATCATCAACCTTCCGGCTTTGGATCCCAAACATGCCAAGCCGCTGATACTGATAAACCCCAAACTGCAGGCTTCCGACGGCAAGATCGTCTACCAGGAGGGATGCCTTAGTTTCCCCGGTATGTACGCCGATGTGGCCCGGCCCCAGAACGTGACCGTCACCGGACTGGACCGGGACGGCAACCCGCTGGAGCTGGAGGCTGCCGACTTTTTAGCCCGGGTGTTTCTGCATGAGATGGACCACCTTAGCGGGGTGCTTTTCATAGACCACCTCAGTCCGATCAAACGGCAATTATTGAAAAAGCAGCTCAAGGAAATAAGCGCTGCGGCCGGGGACAAGGTCAAATGA
- the yajC gene encoding preprotein translocase subunit YajC produces the protein MFGIAFAMGQPGAPAAGQQSGGGLLGLLPIVIMFVIIYVLLILPQQRQQKKHAQMLKGLQKGDKVIAAGGIHGTVVGVDDARNMVVVKIDENVKIEVQKSTVSVKLEK, from the coding sequence TTGTTCGGAATAGCATTTGCCATGGGACAGCCGGGAGCCCCGGCTGCGGGACAGCAGAGCGGCGGCGGTTTGCTGGGCTTGCTGCCCATCGTCATCATGTTCGTCATCATCTATGTTCTGCTGATCCTTCCCCAGCAGCGCCAGCAGAAGAAGCACGCCCAGATGCTTAAGGGCCTGCAGAAGGGCGACAAGGTCATCGCTGCCGGCGGGATCCACGGCACCGTGGTGGGAGTGGACGACGCCCGGAACATGGTGGTGGTCAAGATAGACGAGAACGTCAAGATAGAAGTGCAGAAGTCCACGGTCTCTGTCAAACTGGAAAAGTAA
- a CDS encoding cytidine deaminase gives MPKPYRPTANDLVKVAKEAKQKAYAPYSKFKVGAALLAKSGKVYTGCNVENASYGLTCCAERNAVFQAVGRGERDFIAIAIVSDSPEPTAPCGACRQVLHEFSPELEVIMAGAKGKVRTRKLKELLPDSFGPKSLKNK, from the coding sequence ATGCCTAAACCCTACCGACCAACTGCTAATGACCTAGTCAAAGTTGCCAAAGAAGCCAAACAGAAGGCCTATGCTCCTTACTCCAAATTCAAAGTAGGCGCGGCGCTTCTCGCCAAGAGCGGCAAGGTTTACACCGGCTGCAACGTGGAGAACGCCTCCTACGGGCTGACCTGCTGTGCCGAGCGCAATGCCGTGTTCCAGGCGGTGGGGCGGGGGGAGAGAGACTTCATCGCCATCGCCATCGTCTCCGATTCCCCGGAACCTACCGCGCCCTGCGGGGCCTGCCGCCAGGTGCTGCACGAGTTTTCCCCCGAGCTGGAAGTGATCATGGCCGGAGCCAAGGGGAAGGTCAGAACGCGGAAACTAAAAGAACTGCTTCCGGATTCTTTCGGACCGAAATCACTAAAAAACAAGTGA
- a CDS encoding phosphopentomutase, whose amino-acid sequence MKRVILIILDGCGAGELPDAADFGDRGSNTLGNLSRAVPGGLALPNLQGLGLGNVIEISGVSQNPLASGNWGKLTERSKGKDSTFGHWEITGLVTEKPLPTYPAGFPPEIIEPFKKAIGRDILANRVASGTEIIKELGDRHVKTGFPIVYTSADSVFQVACHEEIVTLEQLYYWGQKARDILTGEHAVGRVIARPFIGTSGNYQRVGGHRRDLSLKPFKPTVLDHLKKSGLQVMGVGKIHDLFAGQGLTQSIHTDDNRDGMEKILKALPDFKQGLLMANLVDFDMSWGHRNDVLGFYKGLQDFDAWLPELLKVLTGDDLLLITADHGNDPTTPSTDHSREYTPLLVFGPGIKNGGDLGTRESFADIAATLAEVFGIQGTGNGQSFWTSINR is encoded by the coding sequence ATGAAAAGGGTCATTCTGATAATTCTGGACGGCTGCGGGGCGGGGGAACTGCCCGATGCCGCCGATTTCGGCGACCGGGGCAGCAACACCCTGGGCAACCTTTCCCGGGCGGTCCCCGGAGGACTGGCCCTGCCCAACCTGCAGGGTTTGGGGTTGGGAAACGTCATTGAGATATCCGGGGTCTCACAAAATCCCCTGGCCTCAGGCAATTGGGGCAAACTGACCGAACGTTCCAAGGGCAAGGATTCCACCTTCGGGCACTGGGAGATTACGGGCTTGGTCACCGAAAAGCCATTGCCCACCTATCCTGCCGGGTTCCCGCCGGAGATCATAGAACCATTCAAAAAGGCCATCGGCCGGGACATCCTGGCCAACCGGGTGGCCTCCGGCACCGAGATCATCAAAGAACTGGGGGACCGGCACGTCAAGACCGGCTTTCCCATCGTCTACACCTCGGCCGACAGCGTGTTTCAGGTCGCCTGCCACGAGGAAATTGTCACCCTGGAGCAACTTTACTACTGGGGCCAGAAGGCCCGGGACATCCTGACCGGCGAACACGCGGTGGGGAGGGTGATAGCCCGGCCGTTCATTGGAACTTCCGGCAACTACCAAAGAGTTGGAGGTCATCGCAGGGATCTTTCCCTGAAACCATTCAAGCCTACCGTGCTGGACCACCTCAAAAAAAGCGGCCTGCAAGTCATGGGCGTGGGCAAGATCCACGACCTGTTCGCCGGACAGGGTCTGACCCAAAGCATCCACACCGACGACAACCGGGATGGCATGGAAAAGATCCTGAAAGCCCTGCCCGACTTCAAGCAGGGCCTGCTGATGGCCAACCTGGTGGACTTTGACATGAGCTGGGGCCACCGCAACGATGTCCTGGGTTTTTACAAAGGCCTGCAGGACTTCGACGCCTGGCTGCCAGAGCTGCTGAAGGTCTTGACCGGAGACGATCTGCTCCTGATCACCGCCGACCACGGCAACGATCCCACCACTCCCTCCACCGACCACTCCCGGGAATACACCCCGCTGCTGGTCTTCGGCCCGGGGATCAAAAACGGGGGCGACCTGGGAACCAGGGAAAGTTTTGCGGACATCGCGGCCACTTTAGCTGAGGTCTTCGGCATACAGGGAACCGGGAACGGTCAGAGCTTCTGGACCTCAATAAACCGCTAA
- a CDS encoding Ig-like domain-containing protein, which yields MKKRLYLLLALGLVVSTAFMAGCGKKETPFAPITDSYQTGAATSAGPKVTGAYDMSNNNIFYPVPADDQINIYFGHDLNGATVDTNSVILQNAANYVRIPRTVSYDVAARKIVIKAASGWVDSLRYLVTVNTNVTDKYGNRLDGNGNGWVDPQDNYRVKFRGATAAGWPGDIAGPQITGIIPGNGTTYFETTDSIRIFIADADSIDSTSISAAQFSLVADNGTVINLVPLMTKLMATWPVNVEVRFKNLGLATGTNYTLTVHTGIKDLKGNTLNGNNDANGYSENETIDRVMVKFRTYEATSSVTPPVVNSIQYTDNNRTMTIKFTKKMNPAYLTSSFIKAYMDWNKTGYILGTIKVLPDSMGAVYSLENAIGYTPYVWVSREVQDMVGLKLDENGNGIGGEIASVTNGWNSDDFWNSATYSAGNWYVLFDDKVESGNIGWSTKSDTTFSLWHRSTRNPSPYGGGVYNWYCGKDADSTYDIGVAVHDTLISPSIDLTGYTNAAYFVFDMWVSTDGAGDPVTILISTDGGAHWTSFGGVSGTGFNYWDSYSINLGGYVNQVVKLAIAFDSDGVGLETEGAYFDNLQILGY from the coding sequence AGACCGGAGCGGCCACCTCCGCCGGCCCCAAGGTAACAGGGGCTTACGACATGAGCAATAACAACATATTTTATCCGGTGCCGGCCGATGACCAGATCAACATTTATTTTGGACATGACCTGAACGGCGCCACGGTTGACACCAATTCGGTCATCCTGCAGAATGCTGCCAATTACGTCCGCATCCCCCGCACCGTCAGCTACGATGTCGCCGCCCGGAAAATAGTCATCAAGGCGGCCAGCGGTTGGGTGGATTCCCTGCGCTATCTGGTGACGGTCAACACCAATGTCACCGACAAGTACGGCAACCGGCTGGACGGCAACGGCAACGGCTGGGTGGATCCCCAGGACAATTACCGGGTGAAGTTCCGCGGGGCCACCGCTGCCGGCTGGCCGGGAGACATTGCTGGCCCGCAGATAACCGGCATCATCCCCGGCAATGGCACAACTTATTTTGAGACCACCGACTCCATCCGGATATTCATCGCCGATGCCGACAGCATCGACAGCACAAGCATCTCAGCCGCCCAGTTCTCACTGGTGGCCGATAACGGTACGGTGATCAACCTTGTTCCCCTGATGACCAAACTGATGGCCACCTGGCCGGTCAATGTAGAGGTTCGCTTTAAAAACTTGGGGCTGGCCACCGGCACCAACTATACCCTGACGGTGCATACCGGCATCAAGGATCTTAAGGGAAATACTTTAAACGGCAACAATGATGCGAATGGTTATTCCGAGAACGAGACAATAGACAGGGTGATGGTCAAGTTCCGAACCTACGAAGCCACCAGCTCGGTCACTCCGCCGGTGGTCAACAGCATCCAGTATACGGATAACAACCGGACCATGACCATCAAATTCACCAAGAAAATGAACCCGGCCTATTTGACCTCCAGTTTCATCAAAGCTTATATGGACTGGAACAAGACCGGTTACATTTTGGGCACCATTAAGGTATTGCCGGACAGCATGGGTGCGGTGTACAGCCTGGAAAATGCCATTGGTTATACGCCGTATGTGTGGGTAAGCCGCGAAGTTCAGGATATGGTCGGCTTGAAGCTGGATGAAAACGGCAATGGCATCGGCGGAGAAATCGCCAGCGTAACCAACGGCTGGAACAGCGATGACTTTTGGAACTCTGCGACCTATAGCGCGGGGAATTGGTATGTGTTGTTTGACGACAAGGTGGAGTCCGGAAATATCGGCTGGTCCACCAAAAGCGACACCACCTTCAGCCTGTGGCACCGCTCCACCAGGAACCCGTCTCCCTACGGCGGAGGGGTCTATAACTGGTATTGCGGCAAGGATGCGGATTCCACTTACGATATCGGAGTGGCCGTGCACGACACCCTTATCAGCCCCTCCATTGATCTTACCGGGTATACTAACGCCGCCTATTTTGTTTTTGACATGTGGGTCAGCACAGATGGTGCAGGTGATCCGGTAACGATATTGATCTCCACTGACGGAGGAGCCCACTGGACCTCCTTTGGCGGCGTCTCTGGGACCGGGTTTAATTACTGGGATAGCTATTCGATCAACCTAGGTGGTTATGTCAATCAAGTGGTAAAGCTGGCCATAGCGTTTGATTCTGATGGCGTGGGTCTCGAAACAGAAGGCGCCTATTTTGACAACCTGCAGATATTGGGCTACTAG